In Prunus dulcis chromosome 1, ALMONDv2, whole genome shotgun sequence, the following are encoded in one genomic region:
- the LOC117615387 gene encoding polyketide synthase 5 isoform X1, translating to MVTVEEVRKAQRAEGPATVLAIGTATPPNCVDQATYPDYYFRITNSEHKAELKEKFQRMCDKSMIKKRYMYLTEEILKENPTMCEYMAPSLDARQDMVVVEIPKLGKEAATKAIKEWGQPKSKITHLVFCTTSGVDMPGADYQLTKLLGLRPSVKRLMMYQQGCFAGGTVLRLAKDLAENNKGARVLVVCSEITAVTFRGPSDTHLDSLVGQALFGDGAAAIIVGADPIPEIEKPLFEVVSAAQTILPDSDGAIDGHLREVGLTFHLLKDVPGLISKNIEKSLNEAFQPLGISDWNSLFWIAHPGGPAILDQVESKLGLKPEKLEATRHILSEYGNMSSACVLFILDEVRKRAAEKGLKTTGDGLDWGVLFGFGPGLTVETVVLHSVGLNA from the exons atggtgaccgTGGAGGAAGTTCGCAAGGCTCAAAGGGCTGAGGGTCCTGCCACTGTGTTGGCCATTGGGACAGCAACTCCTCCCAATTGTGTTGATCAGGCCACCTACCCTGACTACTACTTTCGTATCACCAACAGTGAGCACAAAGCTGAgcttaaagaaaaattccaGCGCATGT GTGACAAATCTATGATCAAGAAGCGTTACATGTACTTGACTGAAGAAATTCTAAAAGAGAACCCAACTATGTGTGAGTACATGGCACCTTCCCTTGATGCCAGGCAGGACATGGTGGTTGTTGAAATTCCAAAACTCGGCAAAGAAGCTGCCACCAAGGCCATTAAGGAATGGGGCCAGCCCAAGTCCAAAATTACCCATTTGGTCTTTTGTACCACCAGTGGTGTGGACATGCCTGGAGCTGACTATCAGCTCACTAAGCTCTTGGGCCTCCGCCCGTCCGTCAAGCGCCTCATGATGTACCAACAAGGGTGTTTTGCCGGCGGCACGGTGCTCAGGTTGGCCAAGGACTTGGCCGAGAACAACAAGGGTGCTCGTGTTCTCGTTGTGTGCTCGGAGATCACTGCAGTCACCTTCCGTGGGCCCAGTGACACCCACCTTGACAGTTTAGTGGGCCAGGCCTTATTCGGTGATGGTGCAGCAGCTATTATTGTGGGTGCGGACCCAATTCCCGAGATCGAGAAGCCCTTATTTGAAGTGGTCTCAGCAGCCCAAACCATCCTTCCCGACAGCGATGGAGCCATCGACGGGCATCTCCGTGAAGTTGGGCTTACATTTCATCTGCTCAAGGATGTTCCCGGGCTTATTTCGAAGAACATCGAGAAGAGTCTGAACGAGGCCTTCCAACCTTTGGGTATCTCTGATTGGAACTCACTATTCTGGATTGCACACCCAGGTGGCCCAGCAATTCTAGACCAAGTAGAGTCCAAATTGGGCCTAAAGCCTGAAAAATTAGAGGCCACAAGACACATACTATCCGAGTACGGAAACATGTCCAGTGCCTGTGTGCTGTTTATTTTGGATGAGGTAAGGAAGAGGGCTGCCGAGAAAGGACTGAAAACCACAGGAGATGGACTGGATTGGGGTGTGCTGTTTGGGTTTGGGCCTGGGCTCACTGTTGAGACCGTGGTGCTTCACAGCGTGGGCTTGAATGCTTGA
- the LOC117615385 gene encoding chalcone synthase 2-like codes for MVTVEEVRKAQRAEGPATVLAIGTATPPNCVDQATYPDYYFRITNSEHKTELKEKFQRMCDKSMIKKRYMYLTEEILKENPTMCEYMAPSLDARQDMVVVEIPKLGKEAATKAIKEWGQPKSKITHLVFCTTSGVDMPGADYQLTKLLGLRSSVKRLMMYQQGCFAGGTVLRLAKDLAENNRGARVLVVCSEITAVTFRGPNDTHLDSLVGQALFGDGAAAIIVGSDPIPEIEKPLFEVVSAAQTILPDSDGAIDGHLREVGLTFHLLKDVPGLISKNIEKSLNEAFQPLGISDWNSLFWIAHPGGPAILDQVEAKLALKPEKLEATRHILSEYGNMSSACVLFILDEVRKRATKKGLKTTGDGLDWGVLFGFGPGLTVETVVLHSVGLNA; via the exons ATGGTGACCGTCGAGGAAGTTCGCAAGGCTCAGCGGGCAGAGGGTCCGGCCACAGTCTTGGCCATTGGGACTGCAACTCCTCCCAATTGTGTTGATCAGGCCACCTACCCTGACTACTACTTCCGTATCACCAACAGTGAGCACAAAACTGAGCTCAAAGAAAAATTCCAGCGCATGT GTGACAAATCTATGATCAAGAAGCGTTACATGTACTTGACTGAAGAAATTCTAAAAGAGAACCCAACTATGTGTGAGTACATGGCCCCTTCCCTTGATGCCAGGCAGGACATGGTGGTTGTTGAAATTCCAAAACTCGGCAAAGAAGCTGCCACCAAGGCCATTAAGGAATGGGGCCAGCCCAAATCCAAAATTACCCATTTGGTCTTTTGCACCACTAGTGGTGTGGACATGCCTGGAGCTGACTATCAGCTCACCAAGCTCTTGGGCCTACGCTCATCCGTCAAGCGCCTCATGATGTACCAACAAGGATGTTTTGCCGGCGGCACGGTGCTCCGGTTGGCCAAGGACTTGGCCGAGAACAACAGGGGTGCCCGTGTTCTCGTTGTGTGCTCGGAGATCACAGCGGTCACCTTCCGTGGGCCCAATGATACCCACCTTGACAGTTTAGTTGGCCAGGCCTTATTTGGTGATGGTGCAGCAGCTATTATTGTGGGTTCGGACCCAATTCCCGAGATCGAGAAGCCCCTGTTTGAAGTGGTGTCAGCAGCCCAAACCATCCTTCCCGACAGTGATGGAGCCATCGACGGACATCTCCGTGAAGTTGGGCTTACATTTCATCTGCTGAAGGATGTTCCGGGGCTTATTTCGAAGAACATAGAGAAGAGTCTGAACGAGGCCTTCCAACCTTTGGGCATCTCGGATTGGAACTCCCTATTCTGGATTGCACACCCAGGTGGCCCAGCAATTCTAGACCAAGTAGAGGCCAAATTAGCCCTGAAGCCTGAGAAATTAGAGGCGACAAGACACATACTATCTGAGTACGGAAACATGTCGAGCGCCTGTGTGCTATTTATTTTGGATGAGGTAAGGAAGAGGGCTACCAAGAAAGGACTAAAAACCACAGGAGATGGACTGGATTGGGGTGTGCTGTTTGGGTTTGGACCAGGACTCACTGTTGAGACCGTGGTGCTTCACAGTGTGGGCTTGAATGCTTGA
- the LOC117615383 gene encoding uncharacterized protein LOC117615383 — protein sequence MAGIDVLKYAHSPVHKAIVMRDYASLRRILAGLPRLCNPAEIRTESASLAEEEKADAIAAVIDRRDVPNRETPLHLAVKLGDQTATEMLMVAGADWSLQNEHGWSALQEAICNREEAISMIIVRHYQPLAWAKWCRRLPRLIGTMRRMRDFYMEITFHFESSVIPFISRIAPSDTYKIWKRGANLRADMTLAGFDGFRIQRSDQSVLFLGDGSEDGKVPPGSLCMISHKDKEVMNALDGAGSQATEEEVRQEVVAMSQTNIFRPGIDVTQAVLLPQLTWRRQEKTELVGSWRAKVYDMHNVVVSIKSRRVPGAMTDDEFFSTCNENETESEELNDILTEDERRQLEIALKLDSSELSNENSDGMIEHRHSCYEHREIPIEDVSNGRNGENNKQEKKGWFGGWRKRDNKNEEQKKLIPPRSSLCVDEKVSDLLGDSPSRNQSRPGRSNVDVVMRGDDHRKGRDMKASSSTSSDIRNRHKDASKENEYKKGLRPILWLSPNFPLQTEELLPLLDILANKVKAIRRLRELLTTKLPMGTFPVKVAIPVVPTIRVIVTFTKLEELPPTDEFATPPSSPPVAGTESPAAMQSSSSSWFQWIRAPYNRPSSSATGSSSRIETIQDPFAIPPEYTWVTVEAKKKKMQEKNKSKKGKSHHK from the exons ATGGCTGGaattgatgttttgaagtATGCTCATAGCCCTGTGCACAAGGCCATAGTCATGAGGGATTATGCCAGTCTCAGGAGGATTCTTGCTGGTCTCCCCCGGCTTTGTAACCCTGCTGAGATTCGAACTGAATCAGCTTCATTAGCTGAGGAGGAGAAGGCTGATGCCATTGCTGCTGTGATTGATAGGCGAGATGTCCCGAATCGCGAGACCCCTCTTCACTTGGCTGTAAAACTTGGTGACCAGACAGCTACTGAAATGCTTATGGTTGCTGGAGCGGATTGGAGCTTGCAGAATGAACATGGATGGAGTGCACTCCAAGAAGCAATTTGCAATAGAGAAGAAGCAATTTCCATGATTATAGTTAGGCACTACCAGCCACTGGCTTGGGCAAAATGGTGCAGAAGATTGCCTCGTTTAATTGGAACTATGCGGAGGATGAGGGACTTCTACATGGAAATTACATTCCACTTTGAGAGTTCTGTTATTCCTTTCATTTCGAGAATTGCCCCATCAGATACTTACAAGATCTGGAAAAGGGGTGCAAATTTGAGGGCAGATATGACATTGGCTGGTTTTGATGGTTTCAGAATTCAGCGTTCTGATCAGAGTGTTCTTTTCCTTGGTGATGGGTCTGAAGATGGTAAGGTGCCTCCCGGGTCACTTTGCATGATCTCACACAAGGATAAGGAGGTGATGAATGCTTTGGATGGTGCTGGTTCTCAAGCAACTGAAGAGGAAGTTCGGCAAGAGGTGGTTGCAATGTCTCAGACTAATATATTCAGGCCTGGGATTGATGTGACTCAGGCAGTTCTCTTACCTCAGTTGACTTGGAGGCGGCAGGAGAAAACAGAATTGGTTGGTTCATGGAGGGCCAAGGTATATGATATGCATAATGTGGTTGTCAGTATCAAATCTAGGAGGGTCCCGGGGGCTATGACAGATGACGAGTTTTTTTCAACTTGCAACGAAAATGAAACAGAAAGTGAGGAACTCAATGATATATTGACAGAGGATGAGAGGAGGCAACTTGAAATTGCACTTAAACTGGATTCGTCCGAATTGTCGAACGAGAATAGTGACGGGATGATTGAGCATCGTCATAGTTGTTATGAGCATAGGGAGATTCCTATTGAAGATGTAAGTAATGGTAGGAATGGAGAGAATAATaagcaggaaaaaaaaggatggTTTGGTGGATGGAGGAAAAGagataataaaaatgaagagCAGAAAAAGCTTATACCCCCAAGAAGTTCTCTCTGTGTAGACGAGAAGGTGAGCGATCTGCTAGGGGATTCTCCttcaagaaatcaaagcaGACCTGGAAGAAGTAATGTGGACGTCGTTATGAGGGGGGATGATCACCGGAAAGGAAGGGATATGAAGGCATCTTCCTCTACGAGTTCTGATATCAGAAATCGTCACAAGGATGCAAGCAAGGAGAACGAGTATAAGAAAGGGTTAAGGCCTATTCTCTGGCTTTCCCCAAACTTTCCTCTACAAACAGAGGAACTGTTGCCATTGCTTGATATTTTGGCAAACAAGGTTAAGGCAATCCGTCGTTTGAGGGAGCTGCTTACGACCAAACTTCCAATGGGAACATTTCCTGTCAAG GTTGCTATCCCTGTGGTTCCTACTATCAGAGTAATTGTCACTTTCACAAAGCTTGAAGAATTACCACCCACGGATGAATTCGCAACACCCCCATCGAGCCCCCCTGTTGCAGGCACAGAGAGCCCAGCTGCAATGCAATCCTCAAGTTCATCTTGGTTTCAGTGGATAAGAGCTCCTTACAACCGCCCTAGCTCGTCTGCTACTGGTTCTAGTAGTAGGATTGAAACCATCCAAGACCCATTTGCAATTCCCCCAGAATATACATGGGTTACAGTTGaggcaaagaaaaagaaaatgcaggagaagaacaaatcaaagaaagggaaaagtCACCACAAATGA
- the LOC117615387 gene encoding polyketide synthase 5 isoform X2, with product MLFSGDKSMIKKRYMYLTEEILKENPTMCEYMAPSLDARQDMVVVEIPKLGKEAATKAIKEWGQPKSKITHLVFCTTSGVDMPGADYQLTKLLGLRPSVKRLMMYQQGCFAGGTVLRLAKDLAENNKGARVLVVCSEITAVTFRGPSDTHLDSLVGQALFGDGAAAIIVGADPIPEIEKPLFEVVSAAQTILPDSDGAIDGHLREVGLTFHLLKDVPGLISKNIEKSLNEAFQPLGISDWNSLFWIAHPGGPAILDQVESKLGLKPEKLEATRHILSEYGNMSSACVLFILDEVRKRAAEKGLKTTGDGLDWGVLFGFGPGLTVETVVLHSVGLNA from the exons ATGCTTTTTTCAG GTGACAAATCTATGATCAAGAAGCGTTACATGTACTTGACTGAAGAAATTCTAAAAGAGAACCCAACTATGTGTGAGTACATGGCACCTTCCCTTGATGCCAGGCAGGACATGGTGGTTGTTGAAATTCCAAAACTCGGCAAAGAAGCTGCCACCAAGGCCATTAAGGAATGGGGCCAGCCCAAGTCCAAAATTACCCATTTGGTCTTTTGTACCACCAGTGGTGTGGACATGCCTGGAGCTGACTATCAGCTCACTAAGCTCTTGGGCCTCCGCCCGTCCGTCAAGCGCCTCATGATGTACCAACAAGGGTGTTTTGCCGGCGGCACGGTGCTCAGGTTGGCCAAGGACTTGGCCGAGAACAACAAGGGTGCTCGTGTTCTCGTTGTGTGCTCGGAGATCACTGCAGTCACCTTCCGTGGGCCCAGTGACACCCACCTTGACAGTTTAGTGGGCCAGGCCTTATTCGGTGATGGTGCAGCAGCTATTATTGTGGGTGCGGACCCAATTCCCGAGATCGAGAAGCCCTTATTTGAAGTGGTCTCAGCAGCCCAAACCATCCTTCCCGACAGCGATGGAGCCATCGACGGGCATCTCCGTGAAGTTGGGCTTACATTTCATCTGCTCAAGGATGTTCCCGGGCTTATTTCGAAGAACATCGAGAAGAGTCTGAACGAGGCCTTCCAACCTTTGGGTATCTCTGATTGGAACTCACTATTCTGGATTGCACACCCAGGTGGCCCAGCAATTCTAGACCAAGTAGAGTCCAAATTGGGCCTAAAGCCTGAAAAATTAGAGGCCACAAGACACATACTATCCGAGTACGGAAACATGTCCAGTGCCTGTGTGCTGTTTATTTTGGATGAGGTAAGGAAGAGGGCTGCCGAGAAAGGACTGAAAACCACAGGAGATGGACTGGATTGGGGTGTGCTGTTTGGGTTTGGGCCTGGGCTCACTGTTGAGACCGTGGTGCTTCACAGCGTGGGCTTGAATGCTTGA
- the LOC117615386 gene encoding polyketide synthase 5-like yields MVTVEEVRKAQRAEGPATVLAIGTATPPNCVDQATYPDYYFRITNSEHKVELKEKFQRMCDKSMIKKRYMYLTEDILKENPSMCEYMAPSLDARQDMVVVEIPKLGKEAATKAIKEWGQPKSKITHLVFCTTSGVDMPGADYQLTKLLGLRPSVKRLMMYQQGCFAGGTVLRLAKDLAENNRGARVLVVCSEITAVTFRGPNDTHLDSLVGQALFGDGAAAIIVGSDPIPEIEKPLFEVVSAAQTILPDSDGAIDGHLREVGLTFHLLKDVPGLISKNIEKSLNEAFQPLGISDWNSLFWIAHPGGPAILDQVESKLALKPEKLEATRHILSEYGNMSSACVLFILDEVRKRAAEKGLKTTGDGLDWGVLFGFGPGLTVETVVLHSVGLNA; encoded by the exons ATGGTGACTGTCGAGGAAGTTCGTAAGGCTCAGCGGGCAGAGGGTCCGGCCACAGTCTTGGCCATTGGGACGGCAACTCCTCCCAATTGTGTTGATCAGGCTACATACCCTGACTACTACTTTCGTATTACCAACAGTGAGCACAAGGTTGAGCTCAAGGAAAAATTCCAGCGCATGT GCGACAAATCTATGATCAAGAAGCGTTACATGTACTTGACTGAAGACATTCTGAAAGAGAACCCAAGTATGTGTGAGTACATGGCCCCTTCCCTTGATGCCAGGCAGGACATGGTGGTTGTTGAAATTCCAAAACTTGGCAAAGAAGCTGCCACCAAGGCCATTAAGGAATGGGGCCAGCCCAAGTCCAAAATTACCCATTTGGTCTTTTGCACCACTAGTGGTGTGGACATGCCTGGGGCCGACTACCAGCTCACTAAGCTCTTGGGCCTCCGCCCGTCCGTCAAGCGCCTCATGATGTACCAACAAGGGTGTTTTGCCGGCGGCACTGTGCTCCGGTTGGCCAAGGACTTGGCCGAGAACAACAGGGGTGCCCGTGTTCTCGTTGTGTGCTCGGAGATCACAGCGGTCACCTTCCGTGGGCCCAATGATACCCACCTTGACAGTTTAGTCGGCCAGGCCTTATTTGGTGATGGTGCGGCAGCTATTATTGTGGGTTCGGACCCAATTCCCGAGATCGAGAAGCCCCTGTTTGAAGTGGTGTCAGCAGCCCAAACCATCCTTCCCGACAGTGATGGAGCCATCGACGGACATCTCCGTGAAGTTGGGCTTACATTTCATCTGCTCAAGGATGTTCCCGGGCTTATTTCGAAGAACATCGAGAAGAGTCTGAACGAGGCCTTCCAACCTTTGGGCATCTCGGATTGGAACTCACTATTCTGGATTGCACACCCAGGTGGCCCAGCAATTCTAGACCAAGTAGAGTCCAAATTAGCCCTGAAGCCTGAGAAATTAGAGGCGACAAGACACATACTATCTGAGTACGGAAACATGTCCAGTGCTTGTGTGCTGTTTATTTTGGATGAGGTTAGGAAGAGGGCTGCCGAGAAAGGACTAAAAACCACCGGAGATGGGCTGGATTGGGGTGTGCTATTCGGGTTTGGCCCTGGGCTCACTGTGGAAACCGTTGTGCTTCACAGTGTGGGTTTGAATGCTTGA